One Desulfovibrionales bacterium genomic region harbors:
- a CDS encoding ATP-binding protein gives MVHLKEKLRAFLLLSSLRLKVMLGIGLILLVGMGTFTYIDVISHRKDFLDEEERKAAETSDTVMKSVEYPMLDGEMEQVQSILERLRILRDIDVVHLCDTKGVIRYSGVAKGNIGRVTESRITLEALRTGKLTKGLEVRRVEHPAEAEKILRYALPIHNERACFKCHGEEPGILGVLTVGYKWTRIEEMVAGHLRRDLFYFIISITLIGFFLNKWLTKSITRPISVLTAWTDEVSRGNLDVKLDLGKKVRCWEMENCDKKECPAYGRTDVMCWFIDGTLCKGQPMGKFPDKLDECRECQVYKEHVGDEIVQLGDSFCHMVSELKRSREALSRAYERNLQAERLATIGKGAAHIAHEIKNPLMLIGGFSKQVFESLGHEDPNRKKLQIVTDEIRRLESLLVDVSDFARMAQPQKSIQNINDVALDVYNLMSGELQKQGIEFTKSFRPDIPSSSFDPRQLKQILINLAKNAVEAMPHGGRLDIATDLEGQMIKIAVTDTGKGIPGENLQDIFNPFFTTKPKGTGLGLAISRKIIEDHGGSVEIKSKVGEGTTCIVNLPITS, from the coding sequence ATGGTGCATCTCAAAGAAAAACTAAGGGCTTTCCTCCTCTTGAGCAGTCTTCGGCTCAAGGTTATGCTGGGTATAGGGCTGATCTTGCTTGTAGGCATGGGCACCTTTACATACATAGATGTCATATCGCACCGTAAGGATTTCCTGGACGAAGAGGAGAGGAAGGCCGCAGAAACAAGCGATACCGTCATGAAGAGTGTTGAATATCCGATGCTCGACGGCGAGATGGAGCAGGTTCAGAGCATATTAGAGCGTCTGCGCATATTACGGGATATTGACGTTGTGCATCTGTGTGATACCAAAGGTGTTATACGCTATAGTGGTGTGGCAAAAGGTAACATAGGGAGGGTGACGGAATCCCGTATTACTCTGGAGGCCTTACGCACCGGTAAGCTGACCAAGGGGCTGGAGGTGCGGCGGGTAGAACATCCGGCGGAGGCGGAGAAAATCCTCCGCTATGCCCTGCCCATACATAACGAAAGGGCATGCTTTAAATGCCATGGAGAAGAGCCAGGGATCTTGGGGGTTTTGACGGTTGGTTATAAATGGACTCGTATTGAAGAAATGGTCGCTGGCCATCTGCGTCGCGACCTCTTTTATTTTATTATCTCTATTACCCTCATAGGCTTTTTTTTAAATAAGTGGCTCACAAAATCCATTACCCGGCCGATATCCGTGCTCACGGCGTGGACCGACGAGGTCAGTCGCGGCAACCTGGACGTTAAGCTTGATTTAGGCAAGAAGGTAAGGTGCTGGGAAATGGAAAATTGTGATAAGAAAGAATGCCCTGCCTATGGGCGCACCGATGTGATGTGCTGGTTTATTGACGGCACCCTCTGTAAGGGCCAGCCTATGGGGAAGTTTCCGGACAAGCTTGATGAGTGCCGTGAATGTCAAGTCTATAAGGAGCACGTGGGGGATGAGATAGTTCAGTTGGGTGATTCTTTTTGCCACATGGTCTCGGAATTAAAGAGATCCAGGGAAGCATTAAGCCGCGCGTACGAAAGGAACCTGCAGGCGGAAAGGTTAGCCACTATCGGCAAGGGCGCGGCCCATATTGCGCATGAGATCAAGAATCCCCTTATGCTCATCGGCGGTTTTTCCAAACAGGTCTTTGAGTCCCTGGGGCACGAAGACCCGAACAGAAAAAAATTGCAGATCGTAACCGACGAGATAAGGCGGCTGGAGAGCTTGCTTGTCGATGTATCAGATTTTGCGAGAATGGCCCAGCCCCAGAAGAGCATACAGAATATTAATGACGTGGCGTTGGATGTCTATAACTTGATGTCCGGAGAACTTCAAAAACAGGGGATAGAATTCACCAAATCATTTCGGCCTGATATTCCGTCCAGTTCTTTTGATCCCCGGCAACTTAAGCAGATCCTTATCAATCTGGCCAAGAATGCGGTCGAGGCCATGCCCCATGGCGGCAGGCTGGACATTGCCACGGATTTGGAAGGTCAGATGATCAAGATCGCGGTTACAGATACCGGTAAGGGAATTCCCGGTGAAAATCTCCAGGATATATTTAACCCGTTTTTTACCACAAAACCCAAAGGGACAGGGCTGGGGCTGGCTATTTCGCGGAAGATAATCGAGGACCACGGTGGGTCTGTCGAAATAAAGAGTAAGGTAGGAGAAGGCACCACCTGCATCGTTAACTTGCCGATTACATCCTAA
- a CDS encoding universal stress protein, whose product MKEIKKILCPVDFSESSKKIIPYAVTFAAKFSAKLYLVYVVRELRHFSGFYIPHASIANFEAEVSKGAEKNMQNFVEEHLEGLKNFEARVLIGDVGEEINKLVTAEGIDLIVMGTHGRKGLDKAIFGSVAEQVVKSAPCPVMTVNPYKV is encoded by the coding sequence ATGAAAGAAATTAAGAAGATTTTGTGTCCGGTTGATTTTTCAGAGAGTTCAAAAAAAATCATTCCTTATGCCGTTACCTTTGCTGCGAAGTTTAGCGCCAAACTATATCTTGTTTATGTGGTCAGGGAATTGCGGCATTTTTCCGGCTTCTACATCCCACATGCCTCTATAGCTAACTTTGAAGCAGAGGTGTCCAAGGGCGCCGAGAAGAACATGCAGAATTTTGTGGAAGAACACCTGGAAGGTTTAAAAAATTTTGAAGCCCGTGTCCTGATTGGGGACGTCGGTGAGGAGATAAATAAATTAGTCACGGCCGAAGGGATTGATCTAATAGTTATGGGCACCCACGGACGGAAGGGGCTGGACAAGGCCATCTTTGGAAGCGTGGCCGAACAGGTTGTAAAATCCGCTCCCTGTCCGGTTATGACCGTAAATCCATATAAAGTTTGA
- a CDS encoding TIGR02266 family protein, with amino-acid sequence MNKKERRQVSRKAVRLEIYYSTPMDIFTSLSQNLNEGGIFIETDRPAPIGTVVEIKFYLPGDHKPIETHGVVVWSTTSPPEKGAGHPRAGMGIEFESLNNHDKERINKFIRDMKI; translated from the coding sequence ATGAACAAAAAAGAAAGAAGGCAAGTCTCCAGGAAGGCGGTCAGGCTTGAGATCTATTACTCAACCCCAATGGATATTTTTACCAGCCTCAGCCAAAACCTGAATGAAGGGGGCATCTTTATCGAAACCGACAGGCCGGCCCCTATAGGGACAGTGGTTGAGATAAAATTTTATCTACCCGGTGACCATAAGCCCATCGAGACGCATGGAGTGGTCGTCTGGTCCACAACCAGTCCCCCGGAAAAAGGCGCCGGGCATCCCCGGGCAGGGATGGGAATAGAATTTGAAAGTTTAAATAACCACGACAAGGAACGAATAAATAAATTTATCAGAGACATGAAGATCTGA
- the recN gene encoding DNA repair protein RecN, protein MYDGVKLKCLSSMLLELTIQDFALIANLKISFGPGLNILSGETGAGKSIIIQAIQLVLGGRGGPHLVRTGKEEARIEAYFEYPEDSRVAQKLTDMGIDRDDALIIRRTVSRTGKGRVFINGTAATLQMATQLATELISIAGQHEYQILLRPQNHLFLLDAFGGLTYLRLGVQKDYRKWQELHEQRRQLIEQQNAAAARKDLLAFQLQEIRKANLRIGEEEELIQEKSLLASAEKLREWAQRAYDLLYASSGAVTEKLSESRTLGQSLAGIDGSLAPLVESLDAAFFQVEDIALRLRDYLQKIDSDPGRLETLEDRLQELSRLKKKYDGDIQKILALSAEMEQELAGLEGRQEELAGLEASAARAEEEVIRRALDLSAKRKAAASQLAEAVCRELESLHMPRTRVMVDFSPLKKEVRDILSENGIDEVQFLIAPNIGEDLKPLAQIASGGELSRITLALKSVLTERDGVETTIFDEVDAGIGGAVAEVLGRKLGDLAGRHQVICITHLPQIACFADRHYRVDKVHKGNRSETIVKELSGEERVEEVARMLGGVEISEKTRAHAREMIERRRR, encoded by the coding sequence ATGTATGATGGGGTAAAACTAAAGTGCCTTTCATCTATGTTGCTTGAACTTACCATCCAGGATTTTGCCCTGATCGCTAACCTTAAGATTTCGTTTGGCCCGGGCCTGAACATCCTCTCCGGCGAAACCGGCGCAGGCAAGTCTATTATCATCCAGGCCATCCAGCTTGTCCTGGGTGGACGGGGAGGCCCACACCTGGTGCGCACCGGTAAGGAGGAGGCCAGGATAGAGGCTTATTTTGAGTATCCGGAAGACAGCCGGGTGGCTCAGAAGCTAACAGACATGGGCATAGACAGAGATGATGCCCTGATTATCCGGCGGACTGTTTCCCGTACCGGCAAGGGCCGGGTTTTTATTAACGGAACGGCCGCTACCCTGCAGATGGCAACACAGCTTGCCACTGAACTGATTTCCATCGCCGGGCAGCATGAGTATCAAATCCTCTTGCGTCCCCAAAATCATCTGTTTCTTTTGGATGCCTTCGGGGGGCTGACATATCTTCGCCTGGGGGTACAGAAGGATTATCGAAAGTGGCAGGAACTTCATGAACAGCGCCGGCAACTGATTGAACAGCAAAACGCTGCGGCTGCGCGTAAAGACCTTTTAGCCTTTCAGCTGCAAGAGATAAGAAAGGCGAATTTAAGGATTGGCGAAGAGGAGGAACTTATTCAGGAGAAGTCTTTGTTGGCTTCGGCGGAAAAACTGCGCGAGTGGGCCCAGCGCGCCTATGATTTGCTGTATGCCTCATCCGGTGCGGTTACAGAAAAGCTCAGCGAGTCCAGGACACTGGGTCAGTCGCTGGCCGGGATCGATGGCTCCCTGGCTCCGCTTGTGGAGTCCCTGGACGCTGCCTTTTTTCAGGTAGAGGATATAGCCTTACGGTTGAGAGATTATCTGCAGAAGATTGACAGCGACCCGGGGAGACTGGAGACCCTTGAAGATAGATTACAGGAATTGTCCCGGCTTAAGAAGAAATACGACGGAGACATTCAGAAAATCCTGGCCCTGAGCGCTGAAATGGAACAGGAACTGGCCGGCTTAGAAGGAAGGCAAGAGGAACTCGCCGGTCTTGAGGCATCCGCAGCCAGGGCCGAAGAAGAGGTCATCCGGCGGGCGCTGGATTTGTCGGCCAAGCGTAAGGCCGCGGCTTCACAATTGGCAGAGGCGGTCTGCCGGGAGTTGGAATCGCTCCACATGCCCCGTACCAGGGTTATGGTTGATTTCAGTCCGCTTAAGAAAGAGGTAAGGGATATACTTTCAGAAAATGGTATCGATGAAGTTCAATTTCTCATTGCCCCGAATATCGGCGAAGATTTAAAACCACTGGCGCAGATTGCCTCCGGAGGAGAGCTTTCCCGTATCACGCTGGCCCTGAAGAGCGTCCTTACAGAAAGGGATGGGGTGGAAACTACCATTTTTGACGAGGTTGACGCCGGTATAGGCGGGGCCGTGGCCGAGGTCCTGGGGCGCAAGCTGGGGGATCTGGCCGGACGCCATCAGGTTATCTGTATTACTCATCTGCCACAGATTGCCTGTTTTGCAGACAGGCACTACCGGGTAGATAAGGTGCACAAGGGGAACCGCAGCGAGACCATAGTCAAAGAACTCTCAGGGGAGGAGCGCGTGGAAGAGGTTGCGCGGATGTTGGGGGGTGTAGAGATTTCCGAAAAGACCAGGGCGCATGCCCGGGAAATGATAGAGCGGCGAAGGAGATAG
- a CDS encoding 7-cyano-7-deazaguanine synthase: MTKVKALALFSGGLDSILACKLMEQQGIEVEALHFVSPFFGRRKDRESYPEEVWRRYGVRLSVIDVGGSFIEVLRNPPHGYGRCFNPCVDCKILLLTRARRELASRGASFLVSGEVLGQRPMSQRRDTLRIVERDASVTGLLLRPLSALKLLPTSVEEEGLVDRTRLLGISGRGRKEQMALARELGIHDYPAPAGGCVLTDPALSRRIKNLFGAMPVITENACLLMQVGRHFLLPGKGWLVVGRNEAENKEIKGLFQPGDLLMNITGGAGPTGLVRGAAPCSDRSLAAGIVAGYSRLRGEPEVQISICGDGCETIKAVPAPSDALRLYRL, from the coding sequence TTGACCAAGGTAAAGGCCCTGGCCCTCTTTTCCGGTGGCCTGGATAGCATATTGGCCTGTAAGTTAATGGAACAGCAGGGGATAGAGGTCGAGGCCTTACATTTTGTCTCTCCTTTCTTTGGCCGCAGGAAGGATCGGGAGTCATATCCTGAAGAGGTCTGGAGACGGTATGGAGTAAGGCTTTCTGTAATAGATGTCGGAGGAAGTTTTATAGAGGTCTTAAGAAATCCACCTCACGGCTATGGACGCTGTTTTAACCCTTGTGTGGACTGTAAGATCCTGCTGCTGACAAGGGCCAGGAGGGAACTGGCTTCGCGAGGGGCCTCGTTTCTGGTGAGCGGTGAGGTCCTGGGGCAGCGGCCCATGTCCCAACGCCGGGATACACTCCGCATAGTAGAAAGGGATGCCTCGGTTACGGGCCTGCTCTTGCGTCCGCTTAGCGCATTAAAGCTTCTGCCTACCAGTGTGGAAGAAGAGGGATTGGTGGATCGCACCAGGCTTCTGGGCATAAGCGGCCGGGGGCGCAAAGAACAGATGGCCCTGGCCCGTGAGCTGGGCATCCATGACTACCCTGCACCGGCCGGCGGGTGTGTACTCACTGACCCGGCTTTATCCCGGCGGATTAAGAATCTTTTTGGGGCCATGCCGGTGATTACGGAAAACGCCTGCCTTCTCATGCAAGTCGGACGACATTTTCTTCTCCCCGGGAAGGGTTGGCTGGTTGTGGGTAGAAACGAGGCCGAGAATAAAGAAATTAAAGGCCTTTTTCAACCGGGTGATCTGTTAATGAATATAACCGGTGGAGCAGGGCCGACCGGTCTGGTACGCGGGGCCGCTCCCTGTTCCGACAGGTCTCTGGCCGCCGGTATTGTGGCTGGTTATAGCCGGTTAAGGGGAGAACCAGAGGTGCAGATTTCAATCTGCGGGGATGGGTGCGAAACGATAAAGGCCGTGCCTGCGCCATCTGATGCGCTACGTTTATACCGGCTATAG
- a CDS encoding response regulator — protein sequence MGIKTLPYSPLRRKLLFWFLLLSVIPLIIVGAMAYFSARSALQKEIGEQLQATARNTIQSIDHIIFERMVDVRTLAPSPTITFALENNKKEELTRFLNQQTLDHRLYDFFLVFDKQGRLLATNTIDRLGRPIPSRTLSTIQGHNFREEAWFKRAPVQGLVVGDWDISPIGDAIYGDGGYGLNIATPVISTSQSYSLAGLTRKLLSRPIPGAGQPRIIGFLLARLSWQPFQRVMENVHRNFLQSGMGSNCVFLTTADGDRVIGDAEIKLVGKSLKRDGISIDSGKSLTDTYGLLRYSRGGLAKTAAYAGSAGFEDFKGLGWKLFVEANEKEIFGRIRTLRYWFAGIMLLVGGVIVFTTIRVGRSIARPILTITKASKAIAEGQFGERVSVPSRDEIGELAENFNQMARSLGEFKRQAEEYHQSLENRVEERTRELEKSEERYRTLYDFSLNLGSILDFQDVLGVILDRICRFIKAQAGFIVSVGPEGQTNIVARTSTLDEKVEGLKERVLSAPALQAAFKDGGTVIYPKGLSEMDMYVTGKKIHSLIAVPLVCKSKVMGMLCIFNKEGEEDFTADDKAFLDGLASPLAISLENTRLYEELHRAFEELKSTQDQLVVSEKFKALGQMASGIAHDFNNVIMSILGNAQILLLQIDEPDLRERLKAIEKGARAASDTIKRLQEFTRIRKDEDFVPININELIQDVVQLTRPNWKEKPLMEGINIDLETELGKIGPVMGNPSALKDVFTNLIFNAVDAMTTGGKITIRTGIHNDQVEIRFADTGCGLSAEVKEKIFDPFFTTKGKKGMGLGLSVSYGTITRHGGEIEVESEEGRGTEFVLHFPIAKLKGQATADVSADFSMKQADILIVDDDEEILTVLDKLLGRVGHRVVTATNGESGIELFQKSRFDLLMTDLGMPGMSGRVLTRKIKDLRPDIPTIMITGWGAQFDTETLKDDGVDFLVTKPFDYEKIMRVIQDALAG from the coding sequence ATGGGCATCAAGACGTTACCGTATTCTCCCCTTCGCCGGAAACTACTTTTCTGGTTTCTTCTCCTCTCCGTTATTCCCCTTATTATTGTCGGGGCGATGGCCTATTTTAGCGCCCGGAGCGCCCTGCAAAAAGAGATCGGCGAACAGTTGCAGGCTACGGCGCGCAATACCATCCAGAGCATCGATCACATAATCTTTGAGCGCATGGTGGACGTCAGGACACTGGCGCCGTCGCCTACCATCACGTTTGCACTTGAGAATAATAAAAAAGAAGAATTAACCCGTTTTCTGAACCAGCAGACGCTGGATCACCGGCTTTATGATTTCTTTCTTGTTTTCGATAAACAAGGCCGCCTTCTGGCCACAAATACCATAGACAGGCTTGGCCGCCCTATCCCCTCCCGGACGCTTTCTACGATACAAGGGCATAATTTTAGAGAAGAAGCCTGGTTTAAAAGGGCGCCCGTGCAGGGCCTGGTGGTCGGAGATTGGGACATCTCGCCTATCGGGGATGCCATTTATGGCGATGGCGGATATGGTTTAAATATAGCTACCCCTGTTATTTCTACATCTCAGTCCTATAGCCTGGCCGGGCTAACCCGCAAGCTTCTTTCCAGACCCATACCAGGGGCCGGACAACCCAGGATCATCGGTTTCTTGCTGGCCCGCCTTTCGTGGCAGCCGTTTCAACGGGTGATGGAGAATGTGCATAGGAATTTTTTACAATCAGGAATGGGTTCCAATTGCGTTTTCCTGACAACGGCTGACGGCGACAGAGTAATTGGTGACGCCGAAATAAAACTGGTAGGCAAAAGCCTGAAACGCGATGGCATCAGCATTGATTCGGGCAAGAGTTTGACTGATACCTACGGGCTTTTACGCTATTCCAGGGGCGGCCTGGCTAAAACCGCAGCTTATGCCGGCTCGGCAGGGTTTGAGGATTTTAAGGGACTCGGGTGGAAATTATTCGTCGAAGCTAATGAAAAAGAGATATTTGGCCGGATCCGTACACTTAGATATTGGTTTGCGGGCATTATGCTTCTGGTTGGCGGGGTCATTGTGTTTACTACAATTAGGGTGGGCCGGAGCATTGCCAGGCCCATTCTGACTATAACTAAGGCCTCTAAAGCGATTGCAGAAGGGCAATTTGGAGAGCGGGTCAGCGTCCCGTCGCGAGACGAGATCGGGGAGTTGGCGGAAAATTTTAATCAGATGGCCCGCAGCCTCGGTGAGTTTAAAAGGCAGGCGGAGGAATATCATCAGAGCCTTGAAAACCGTGTAGAAGAGAGGACGCGCGAACTGGAAAAGTCAGAGGAGCGCTACCGAACCCTTTATGATTTTTCTCTTAACTTGGGATCCATACTTGATTTCCAGGATGTCCTGGGTGTTATCTTAGACCGCATTTGCCGTTTCATAAAGGCACAGGCCGGTTTCATTGTTTCAGTCGGCCCCGAAGGTCAGACAAATATCGTGGCCAGGACTTCAACGCTGGATGAAAAAGTCGAGGGATTAAAAGAGAGGGTTTTGTCTGCCCCTGCCTTGCAGGCAGCCTTTAAAGACGGGGGAACGGTTATTTATCCCAAGGGGCTGTCTGAGATGGACATGTATGTTACCGGCAAGAAGATTCATTCTCTTATCGCGGTGCCTCTTGTTTGTAAAAGTAAGGTTATGGGAATGCTCTGTATCTTCAATAAAGAAGGAGAAGAGGATTTTACAGCGGATGACAAGGCATTTTTAGATGGTCTGGCCTCGCCCCTGGCCATATCTCTTGAGAATACCAGGTTATACGAGGAGTTGCACCGGGCCTTTGAGGAGCTTAAGTCCACACAGGATCAGTTGGTGGTATCAGAGAAATTTAAGGCCCTGGGACAGATGGCTTCGGGCATAGCACATGATTTTAATAACGTTATCATGTCTATTTTAGGCAACGCCCAGATATTGTTATTACAAATCGACGAACCCGATCTACGGGAAAGGCTCAAGGCCATAGAAAAGGGGGCCAGGGCGGCCTCGGATACAATTAAACGATTGCAGGAATTTACACGTATTCGCAAGGACGAAGACTTTGTCCCTATCAATATTAATGAGCTTATCCAGGATGTGGTCCAGCTTACCCGTCCCAACTGGAAAGAAAAGCCGCTGATGGAAGGTATAAATATCGATCTGGAGACGGAATTGGGTAAGATAGGGCCTGTAATGGGCAATCCTTCGGCGCTTAAGGACGTCTTTACCAATCTCATTTTCAATGCGGTGGATGCTATGACCACCGGCGGGAAGATAACAATCAGAACCGGCATACATAATGATCAGGTAGAGATTCGCTTTGCAGATACCGGCTGCGGCCTGTCCGCGGAGGTTAAGGAGAAGATATTCGATCCCTTTTTTACCACCAAGGGGAAGAAAGGTATGGGCCTGGGTCTGAGCGTTTCTTACGGCACCATCACCAGGCATGGCGGAGAGATAGAAGTAGAAAGCGAAGAAGGCCGGGGGACAGAATTTGTTCTCCATTTCCCCATAGCCAAGTTAAAAGGACAAGCAACGGCCGATGTCTCCGCTGATTTTTCTATGAAACAGGCAGATATCCTGATTGTGGATGACGATGAGGAGATTTTGACAGTGTTGGATAAACTCCTGGGCCGCGTTGGCCACCGGGTAGTTACGGCCACAAATGGCGAATCAGGCATAGAGCTTTTTCAGAAAAGCCGGTTTGACCTGCTTATGACCGATCTGGGTATGCCCGGCATGTCCGGACGGGTTTTAACCAGAAAGATAAAGGACCTGCGGCCTGATATACCAACTATAATGATTACCGGCTGGGGAGCACAGTTTGATACCGAGACCCTAAAGGACGACGGGGTGGACTTTCTCGTAACCAAACCCTTTGATTATGAGAAGATAATGCGGGTAATACAGGACGCCCTGGCCGGTTAG